The following are encoded in a window of Spea bombifrons isolate aSpeBom1 chromosome 2, aSpeBom1.2.pri, whole genome shotgun sequence genomic DNA:
- the LOC128474413 gene encoding zygote arrest protein 1-like: MSGVMYPVQYQGYGVPYRQPAPYYKPKQPYWKPSYKGGQGPLKSQLPFDCLDSYRWAQLKALLSQLGPELGRHFTREIGVQVNPRVDASVQCSLGPRTLRSRKGGPFLCRPVPGQHAGLSIISPVRFPRTIAVYSRLSDRRLFTVSPLRGREEAKEEEAQEEALDMEEEAKSRRPTFQFLEQKYGFFHCRTCQVRWESAYVWCVSGTNKVYYKQFCHKCQKGYNPYYVEAIECQICQKAWCSCPERKHIDLKRPHCQELCGRCRGQRLSCDKTYSFKYIV; encoded by the exons ATGTCTGGAGTTATGTACCCGGTGCAGTATCAGGGTTATGGCGTGCCCTACAGGCAGCCTGCCCCCTACTACAAGCCCAAACAACCCTACTGGAAGCCGTCGTACAagggaggccagggacccctgAAGTCCCAGCTTCCGTTTGACTGCCTGGACAGCTACAGGTGGGCCCAGCTCAAGGCCTTACTGAGCCAGCTGGGCCCGGAGCTCGGCCGCCACTTCACCCGGGAGATCGGGGTTCAGGTGAACCCCAGGGTGGATGCGTCCGTTCAGTGCTCGCTGGGGCCCCGCACTCTCAGGAGCCGCAAAGGAGGGCCCTTCCTGTGCCGCCCCGTCCCGGGGCAGCACGCCGGGCTCAGCATCATCTCGCCCGTGAGATTTCCGCGCACTATAGCGGTGTATTCCCGCCTGTCTGACCGGAGACTGTTCACCGTCTCCCCTCTACGCGGCAGGGAGGAGGCGAAGGAGGAAGAGGCCCAGGAAGAGGCCCTGGACATGGAGGAGGAGGCCAAGAGCCGGAGGCCGACCTTCCAG TTCCTGGAGCAGAAATACGGCTTCTTCCACTGCAGGACGTGCCAGGTGCGCTGGGAGAGCGCCTACGTGTGGTGCGTGTCCGGAACCAACAAG GTTTATTACAAGCAGTTCTGCCACAAGTGCCAGAAGGGGTATAATCCATACTACGTGGAGGCCATAGAGTGCCAG ATCTGTCAGAAGGCCTGGTGCTCCTGCCCCGAGAGGAAGCACATCGACCTCAAGAGACCCCACTGCCAGGAGCTGTGCGGCCGCTGCCGGGGACAACGGCTGTCCTGTGATAAAACATACAGCTTCAAATACATCGTGTGA